ACGCAGCAGGCGCTGCGCGTGTTCAGCCAACAAGCCGGCGGCAAGAAAGCGGGTACGGCGACAGTAAGCGGCAACACCCTAGCCTTCAAGCCTAGCACGAACTTCAAGGCAGGTGAAACCGTCTTTGCTACCGTCACGACGGCGGCACAGAGTAGCACGGGTCAAAGTCTGACACGAAACCAGGTCTCTCAGTTTACCACAGCCACGAGCCCAAGCGCCGGCTTATTCACGGCGGCCAGTTTGGTATCGGTAGGCACTAACCCTGGCACCGTTGCCTTCGGCGACGTGGATGGCGACGGCGACCTCGACCTAGCTACGTCCAATAATAACAATACGGGTTCGGTGAGCATCCGCCTGAATAATGGCAATGCCACGTTCACTGGTGGCTCAGAAGTAGCCGTAGGCATCTTGCCGCGCCAAGTGGTATTCGGCGACGTGGATGGCGACGGCGACCTGGACTTGCTCACCGTCAACGTAGGCTATACCATCAACTACACGGCTAGCACCGTGAGCGTACGCCTGAACAATGGTAACGGTACCTTCGGCGCTGGCTCAGAAGTTACGGTAGGCCCCCAGTTCGGGGCGGGCACAGGCAAGGCCATCTTCTTAGGCGACATTGATGGCGATAGTGACCTCGACTTTGTGGCAACGTCGAACGTCGGCGGCACAATAGCCGTGTGCCGGAACAATGGTAACGGCACGTTCGTCGCTGAGCGCATTATGGTTGGTAACGTAGCCGATAGTGCCGTACTGGGCGACGTGGACAACGACGGCGACCTCGATCTGCTGGTGAGTGAGCCCCCCGGCGGACGAGTTTACGTTCTCCCTAACAATGGTGATGGCAACTTTGGCAGCTACCGCCAAATTGTAGGTGTCGCTGGACCGGGCTTTTCCACTGCCACGGGTATCACCCTCGGCGACGTGGATGCCGACGGCGACCTAGACCTAGTAGCCATTGGCAGCCAAACGGTTAGTATTCGAATTAATGAAGGCGGCACTTTCTACGACGGTCAACAAGTAGCCGTGAATGGACAACCTAGCACGGTAGCATTGGCTGATGTAGACGGCGACGGTGACCTCGATTTGCTGGCCACCACCGCTAACTCCACGGTAAGTGTGCGCCTGAACAATGGCAGCGGCACCTTCAGCGGCACGCAGAACGTGAGTGGCGGTGGCTACATCGCCTTAGGCGACCTAGATAACAACGGCACCGTGGACTTTGCCTTCCCGAATGCCGCTAATGCGGCCGTTGCTATCCGCCTGAATAATCAAGTACTAGCTACCGCGTCTCCGCAACTAGCGGAACAGGTATTGCTCTACCCTAACCCGGCCCACGCGTCCGTGTACCTGCGCCTGCCTACCGAACTGACGCGCCGCAGCGTGCAGTTTCAAGTGCTTAACACTTTAGGGCAAGTGGTAGCAGAGCAAAACGTAGCGGCACAACCTATTTCAGAAGTGCGCTTGCCCAAGCTGGCTGCCGGCATGTACAATGTGCGCCTAGCTACCAGCCTAGGCACGATCAACAAGCGGCTGCTGATTGACTAGTACAAAGCCATCCCAAGTGTTTTGTAAAAGAAAAGCCGGCTCCTTCTGGAAGGAGCCGGCTTTTCCTTTACAAGTAAACCTAGCCTAGCTTCTGCTAGGGGCGACGGTTGATAGCATTCAGGTCTTCGAAGGCCTGCTTCAAGCGCGCTACGAAGGTTTCTTCGCCTTTGCGCAGCCATACGCGGGGGTCGTAGTACTTCTTGTTGGGCGAATCGGCGCCGGTGGGGTTACCGATCTGACCTTGCAGGAAGCCTTCGTTTTTCACGTAGTAATCCTTGATGCCTTCCCACAGTGCCCACTGCAAGTCGGTGTCGAGGTTCATCTTGATAGCGCCGTAGCTGATAGCCTCGCGGATTTCTTCGCGGCTAGAGCCCGAACCACCGTGGAACACGAAGTTCACCGGCTGCGGACCGGTGCCGAAGTGCTCTTGCACGTAGTCCTGCGAGTTCTTCAGGATGACGGGCTGTAGCTTCACGTTGCCGGGCTTGTACACGCCGTGCACGTTGCCGAATGCGGCCGCGATGGTGAAGTTAGGGCTTACCGAGCTCAGCTCTTTGTAAGCGTAAGCCACTTCCGAAGGCTGGGTGTAGAGCTTGGAGCTGTCCACGTCGGAGTTGTCGACGCCATCTTCCTCGCCGCCCGTCACGCCTAGCTCGATTTCGAGCGTCATGCCAAGCTTAGCCATGCGCTCCAGGTAGCGCTTGCAGATTTCGATGTTCTCCTCAATGGGCTCCTCCGACAAGTCGAGCATGTGGGAGCTGTAGAGGGGCTGACCGTGCTGAGCGTAGTACTTCTCGCCCGCGTCGAGCAGACCGTCGATCCAAGTGAGGAGCTTCTTAGCGGCGTGGTCGGTGTGCAGCACCACGGGCACGTCATAGAGCGCGGCCATTTCGTGCACGTGCTTGGCACCCGAGATGGCGCCGGCGATGCTGGCCCGCTGGTCGCCGTTCGGAATCGATTTGCCCGCGTAGAACTGGGCGCCACCGTTCGAGAACTGAATCATCACCGGCGAATTCACCGCCTTGGCAGTTTCCAGCACGGCATTCACAGTGTTGGTGCCCGTCACGTTAACGGCCGGCATGGCGAAAGCATTGGCCTTAGCATATTGGAAAAGCGACGCGAGTTCATCGCCGTGCAGGACGCCAGCGCGCAGGCTGGTCAGGGTTTGTGCTTCCATAAAAGTCAGGAAAACGGGAAATATGAACGGTGTATCGAGGACGAAAAAAGCGCAGCCCGACTGGCTAGCGGCTCATGACCCCTAAAAAGGACCTAAGCACGCCCGGCCGAAGATAGGAAACGGACTTGGTTTAACTGCCTAGCTAGGTCGGTTTAAGCGTCAGAAGTACAAGTTAATCTATCCTTTCCCTAGGTACAAACAGCCTTGCGAAGGCAAGGGTGCAAGTTATTTGATGCAGGCAGGCCTTTTCGGCGCTGCTCCTACCTAGTCGGTCAAGCGCCTTTGCAAACCAGCAACGCCCCCAAGCAGCTGACACGTTGATCAACTCAGACAACGGTTCTGCCAGTTAAAACATCTTTCTGCTCAACTCACCCGATTTTCATTTGATCGTAGAGCAGTCCCACACAATTTCAGCCGCTGAGAAGCCTGAGGTTTTTCAGTATTCGTCCTCTCCTACTACCTAGCTATGAACCCAACGACTACGCTTCCTACTGCTCAAACTCCCTCCTCCTTATTTCGTCTTTTACTAACCTGGTGGAAGACGTGGAGCGGTGAGTGGGAACCTAGCCTTTTCTTTGAAGCCCCGTACGCGCTACCCTCGGCAAAGCTGCGGAAGCAACGGCTGCTCATCACGCGTCTTTTCTGGCTGCACACCAGTATTTGCGCCATAGTTTTGGCTTTGGGTTGGCTTTATTTATAAGCTAGGCTCTTAGGCAGTAGCGCTAAGCTTCAGCTTGGCGCACGAGCAACGCGAGTATCTAGGTACCAGAACTCGCGTTGCTCGTGCGCCAAGCCGGAGCTTAGCGCTACTGGTTTGTCTGCTCGACCGAATTGCATACCTGGTCGAGCAGACGAGCAGGTTTCTAGGTGCGGACGACAAAGCCCGCGCTACCTAGCTTACTGCGCCGTCAGCTCCAGCACGTGACTGGTTAAGGCCGTGGCGCTAGCCGTGGAAGCTAGCACGCCCACTTTCATCAGAAAGTCGCCGGAGTAGGCCTGGCCATTTTCGGGGATGTTCGACTTGGCGCCGGGCATGAGGTTGACTTCCTGCACGCGGTACTGGCGGCTCGGGTCCAGGCCTTGCAGACGCACCCGGCCGTACTCCTCGCCGAAGCGCGGATGCAAGGTGTAGGCAAATACGACGGCTTGGCTGTGACCCTCGTTCACGTATTGCACCACGGCCCGACTCGTTTCGAGCGGTGACACCAGCCGGTACAAATCGCCGTGCCAGATAACGTCGCTCAGGCGCTTGTACTCCTTCACGGCTTGTTGGCTGAATTGCAATTCCTCCGGCGTAAACTCTTCTACCCGAATGTCATAGCCTAGCCTGCCCATCATGGCCACATCGGTGCGAAACTTCAACGACTGCTGCTTATTCCAGGAAGTGACGTGCGCCGATACGGCAATGGAGGGGAAGAAATAGGAGTAGTTCCACTGAATAAACACCCGCTCCAGCGCGTCCGTATTGTCGGAAGCCCAGAACTCGGTGAAGTAGGGCAGCGCGCCATAGTCGACGCGGCCACCACCACCCGAGCACAGCATCACCGGCACGTGCGGATACTTCTGGCGCATGCGCTCAAACACCTTGTACAGCCCGTGCACATAGTCGATGTAGAGGTTCGACTGTTTGTTTTTTAAATACGGTGAGAAGGCATTTGTAATCATGCGGTTGCTGTCCCACTTGATATAACCTAGGGTTGGATTTTTGGTGAACAAGTCATCGACCACGCCGAACACAAAATCCTGCACTTTGGGGTTAGTCAGGTCGAGCACCAGCTGGTTGCGGTAGTAGTGCTCCTCGCGGTTGGGCAGCTTCAAGATCCAATCGGGGTGCTGCTCGTACAGTTCGCTCTTGGGGTTCACCATTTCGGGCTCAATCCAGATACCGAACTTCACGCCGTTTTGGGTAGCCGTTTGCACCAAGTGGCCTAGGCCATTGGGCAGCTTCGACTTCGTTTCCTGCCAATCGCCGAGGCCGGCGTGGTCGTTGCTGCGCGGGTATTTATTGCCAAACCAGCCATCATCCAGCAAAAACAAATCGACACCTAGCTTCGAGGCGTCGCCGATGAGGGCGTCGAGCTTCTGCTCGTTGAAGTCGAAAAACGTGGCTTCCCAGTTGTTGAGCAGCGTCAGGCGCGACTTGGTGCCGTCGAGCACGCCGTACTGCCTAGCCCAGCGGTGCAGGTTGCGACTCGCCAGGTTTTTGCCCTGGTGGCTGTAAGTGAAGATAAAAGCTGGCGTTTCAAAGGCTTGGTTCGGGGGCAATTGATACTCCGACGCGTACGGGTTCATGCCCGACAGCACCCGCAGGGCGTTGTGCTCGTCCAGCTCAAACGACAACTGAAAATTGCCCGACCAAGCTAGGGTACCCAGAATTAGCTCGCCTTCGGTTTCGGTAGCTTGCTTGTCGAGGGCTAGCATAAAGTGCGGCGCCTGATACATGTGGGCCCGCGTACCTAGCTTGCTATCAATTACTTTAATGCCGCTAGTCAGCTCTGCCTCCTGCGGACGCATCTCCTCGGCCCAGTCGCCGTGGAACTGCGTGAGCCAGTAGTGCGGCGCCTCAAAGTGCAGCATGGCCGAGGCAAAACGGCTCAGCACCACCGGCGCCTTCTCGCGGTGACGTATCTCCGTCCAGGCCTTTATCACGTCTTCGTTGGCATAAGCGCTGAAGTGCATAATCACTTCCACCGGATACTTCGAGTCTTGCAGCGTAATAGCCGTATGTATCTGACCATCAGTGGCAGGGCTGGTTGTATGACGCACGTAGCGCAGTTCGAGCGAAGGATTTCCGTCGTTGTGCACCATCCGGATGGCGGGCTCAAACAAGTCGTTGAGGCCGGCCGGCACGTAGGCTTCGTGGCTACCGGTTGGCAACCGCTGGTAGTCGGCGGCTTGGGCTAACTTGTCGCCTAAATACGTCTGATAAAGTCGCTCCTTCTCTCCTACCGACAAAAGCAGCGTGGTGTTCTTCGTTTCAATTCGAATCTGCTTGCTGGCTTGTGCCATTGCTGTTAAAGAACTGGTAAGCAGCAGGAATACGCAGAAGAGCAGATTTTTGACCATAAGTTGGGCGGGAGTAGCTAGGGTCTGAGAATGAGAGTAGCAAAGCAAAAGCTGTCTTTTCAGGCAACTTCGCAAGGTACAAACCTTCCCCAGACCCTAGCTATTCCTGCTCAGCAAGTACACTGTAGGAATATCACTTTTATACTATCGTTGCAGTTATGCGCGTACGGCATCGTTCAACGATAGTGGTACTACGACTTTGGAGTCGTAGTACCACTCGCGCTACCTAGGCCACTAGGTTCGGCGTCGCTACGCTGGTAAATGCTTCTTTCGGCGCTTCGCAAGTTGGGCAGCAGTAGTTGACTATGTCCTCGAACGACGTGCCGGGCGCCACTTCATTCAGCTCGTCGCCGTAGGTTTGGTCGTAGATGGTCAGGCAGCGCGTGCACTGGTAGAGCGTGGGCGCTATCGAATTCTCGACCGGCTCAGCCGCGGGTTCTTCGGCGTAGAAGGTGCCCAGACCTAGGTCATCGCCGGCTTGCAGCTCGTAGAACTGGTTGCAGAGTTGAATCAGGTACCAGCTCAAGCTTTCGCGGCTTACCTTCTGCCGGAAGCTAATGAAGTCCTTGGAGTTGGGGTTGAAGTCGCGGGTATGCAGGATTTCGAATTGCTCTTCCCGCAGGCCAATCTGGTTCGCGTTATGCTGCTGCGAGCGAATGACGATGGAGCCAAATAGGCCTGTTTTGGGCTGGGTTTTAATAGCAAAACATAGGTGATACGTGCGCACATCTTCCTCGTTGAACTGTCGCACCAGCTCGTGCTTGAGGGCTAGTCCTTGCTCGCAGAGGTCTTCTACTTGCCAGTTCAGCTCGTTGGCCGCGTGCCGCACGTTGATGCGGTGCTTGCAAAGGGCCGTGTCCCACAGGCCTCGGTCGCCTAGCTCTATCCCTTTAATGATGAGCGATTTCCAAGGCGTGGTATACAGCTGCCCGATGCGCGTCTTTAAGCAAACCTTGCACAAGTCTTTCAGGAAAGCCACCGAAAACAGCTCATCGCGCCGGTAGATGCCGAGCCACAGCTTGTTGCCGTAGCGATTAAAACCTTCGTAGTACGGCAGCGTGAAAGCCGGCACCTTCAACGGCACCGTAATCGGCTGCAACACAAAGCTGCCGCCTGCCGCACTCACCAAGCCGTAAAGCAGCGCCCCATCCGCCGACGGCTGGTCGTAGAACTTGTGCTGATGCGCAAAAATCACCCGCTCGATGGCGCTGCTGAGGCTCGGTATATCCTCGGAGTACACCAAGGAAGGCCAGCAGTACAAGCTGTTGGTCTTCGGGAAGCGCACGTACAGATACCAGTAGTTGTTGGTATCGGAGGCAATAAAATTCAAATTTCCCGAGAAGAAAGGAATGAAGGTCTGATTGTTATCAATGAGGTTGATCTTCAGCTGCGGCCGGTAGTCAAACAAGTCCAAAATGTCCTTGTACACGCCTTCCCGCAGCCAGTTGGCGTGCTCAAACACGTCCTCCGTCACGTAGGAACTGACGATGTTGGGATTCCCATCGGCACTCAACTCGTAGATGATATCGGCCGA
This Hymenobacter sp. GOD-10R DNA region includes the following protein-coding sequences:
- the fbaA gene encoding class II fructose-bisphosphate aldolase, whose translation is MEAQTLTSLRAGVLHGDELASLFQYAKANAFAMPAVNVTGTNTVNAVLETAKAVNSPVMIQFSNGGAQFYAGKSIPNGDQRASIAGAISGAKHVHEMAALYDVPVVLHTDHAAKKLLTWIDGLLDAGEKYYAQHGQPLYSSHMLDLSEEPIEENIEICKRYLERMAKLGMTLEIELGVTGGEEDGVDNSDVDSSKLYTQPSEVAYAYKELSSVSPNFTIAAAFGNVHGVYKPGNVKLQPVILKNSQDYVQEHFGTGPQPVNFVFHGGSGSSREEIREAISYGAIKMNLDTDLQWALWEGIKDYYVKNEGFLQGQIGNPTGADSPNKKYYDPRVWLRKGEETFVARLKQAFEDLNAINRRP
- a CDS encoding alpha-galactosidase; protein product: MVKNLLFCVFLLLTSSLTAMAQASKQIRIETKNTTLLLSVGEKERLYQTYLGDKLAQAADYQRLPTGSHEAYVPAGLNDLFEPAIRMVHNDGNPSLELRYVRHTTSPATDGQIHTAITLQDSKYPVEVIMHFSAYANEDVIKAWTEIRHREKAPVVLSRFASAMLHFEAPHYWLTQFHGDWAEEMRPQEAELTSGIKVIDSKLGTRAHMYQAPHFMLALDKQATETEGELILGTLAWSGNFQLSFELDEHNALRVLSGMNPYASEYQLPPNQAFETPAFIFTYSHQGKNLASRNLHRWARQYGVLDGTKSRLTLLNNWEATFFDFNEQKLDALIGDASKLGVDLFLLDDGWFGNKYPRSNDHAGLGDWQETKSKLPNGLGHLVQTATQNGVKFGIWIEPEMVNPKSELYEQHPDWILKLPNREEHYYRNQLVLDLTNPKVQDFVFGVVDDLFTKNPTLGYIKWDSNRMITNAFSPYLKNKQSNLYIDYVHGLYKVFERMRQKYPHVPVMLCSGGGGRVDYGALPYFTEFWASDNTDALERVFIQWNYSYFFPSIAVSAHVTSWNKQQSLKFRTDVAMMGRLGYDIRVEEFTPEELQFSQQAVKEYKRLSDVIWHGDLYRLVSPLETSRAVVQYVNEGHSQAVVFAYTLHPRFGEEYGRVRLQGLDPSRQYRVQEVNLMPGAKSNIPENGQAYSGDFLMKVGVLASTASATALTSHVLELTAQ
- a CDS encoding rubredoxin domain-containing protein; this encodes MPPKTHIIKINLPGGIVSAGDLLAILDAAENADVEHIQFGNRQQILFTVADEKKRSLQQQLASADIIYELSADGNPNIVSSYVTEDVFEHANWLREGVYKDILDLFDYRPQLKINLIDNNQTFIPFFSGNLNFIASDTNNYWYLYVRFPKTNSLYCWPSLVYSEDIPSLSSAIERVIFAHQHKFYDQPSADGALLYGLVSAAGGSFVLQPITVPLKVPAFTLPYYEGFNRYGNKLWLGIYRRDELFSVAFLKDLCKVCLKTRIGQLYTTPWKSLIIKGIELGDRGLWDTALCKHRINVRHAANELNWQVEDLCEQGLALKHELVRQFNEEDVRTYHLCFAIKTQPKTGLFGSIVIRSQQHNANQIGLREEQFEILHTRDFNPNSKDFISFRQKVSRESLSWYLIQLCNQFYELQAGDDLGLGTFYAEEPAAEPVENSIAPTLYQCTRCLTIYDQTYGDELNEVAPGTSFEDIVNYCCPTCEAPKEAFTSVATPNLVA